The DNA window AAGGCGTTAGCTGGGAGGCCGGGGTGAACAGGGGAGATAGTCGCAAAAGTGAAAAAAACGCCTGAGAGCTTTTCAGGCGTTTTTTTGTGTTGCCGGTGTAAATGTTAATTGGTGCCCGGAGCGAGAGTCGAACTCGCACGATGTCACCACCGCCGGATTTTGAATCCGGTGCGTCTACCAATTCCGCCATCCGGGCATATTGTTTAGTGGCTCTCTTTGAACGGGTGGAATGTAGCGGCAGCTTGTCGTTTTGTCAACGATTAATTATCAGCAATATTGGCAAGGCCGAAAATAATGTGGGCATGGTGGTGGGAAACTGGTTGTACGGATAGCCGCTGTCCACGCTTGAGAAGCGGCATGTCGTAGAGTTCTGGCTGTTGCTTTAGTGTTGTCAGTAGTAACGGCTCTATAAAGACAGTTTGTAGGCGAAAATCAATCTGAACCCAGCGTGGATTTTCTGGAGTGCTACGAGAGTCGTAGTAGTTAGACTGGGGGTCGTGCGCGGTCTGGTCAGGTACGGCCTTGCTGACAACTGTGGCCGTCCCGACGATTCCGCGGTTTTTAACATTAGAATGATAAATAAAGACGATATCTCCAGGTTTCATAGTTTTGAGGTAGTTTCGGGCCTGATAATTACGCACGCCATCCCACGGTGCTGTGCACTGTGGGTGCTCCTGGAAGTCGTGGATGGAAAACTCGGTTGGTTCTGTTTTCACAAGCCAGTACTGCATGTGTATACCCTTTTCCCCCGGCAGCTTGCTCTTAGTGCCAGTAGCCGCTGTAGCTGATTGTTGTAGGTTGGCGTTAAATGAGCCTCCGGCTGTTGCGTGTTCAGGGTGAAGGCAAGCTTGCAGGGAGGCAGAGTGTCTTTAATTGTCGATGGTGACCTTTGCATTTTGTATAATTAAATCATAGGCATAGCCATGGCCAAAATCCTTGTCGGCAGTGAGCACACCTTGTACGGTTACAATATCTCCAACCTGAACCTTGCTGTCTGTGGTTACGGTAAGATCATTCGTGCCTGGTCCGCCACTGCCATCTTGAATGTGAAGCCAGTTGGTTCCCATTATGTTGGCATTAT is part of the Desulfurispira natronophila genome and encodes:
- a CDS encoding EVE domain-containing protein, producing the protein MKTEPTEFSIHDFQEHPQCTAPWDGVRNYQARNYLKTMKPGDIVFIYHSNVKNRGIVGTATVVSKAVPDQTAHDPQSNYYDSRSTPENPRWVQIDFRLQTVFIEPLLLTTLKQQPELYDMPLLKRGQRLSVQPVSHHHAHIIFGLANIADN